In a genomic window of Paraburkholderia phenazinium:
- a CDS encoding glycosyltransferase family 4 protein, whose translation MKVSVAVCGRFHFHNYIERLDELGILDTFYYSHKARASTFSLARGRAVNIWAKEYAVRAHAKLLKERLSDLFYPAYHDLWQLGVRLNWRPTPLLHVMAHGTSRQLIEKTKREGSIVIGEVVNTHPIHRDRLLTDEENKRGIPHITRINRQQQRLIEEVKMYDYVLAPSSIVRESFIQQGVPPDIIKVIPYAANVKRFHPLEKQEKDTNRFNILCVGHISLRKGQLYLLEAVKQINDKRLHVTLIGQIEPRIEALLAPYQHLFTHIPRVDNAQLNAYYNWADVFVLPSLEEGLAVVLCEALATGLPIIATRESGAAEIIEHDRSGKIVSASSATQLANAIAELANSPDKVHEFSSHATVAATRTHNWNQYVDRLRGVYSDCLR comes from the coding sequence ATGAAGGTTAGCGTAGCAGTGTGCGGCCGGTTTCATTTTCACAACTACATTGAGCGGCTGGACGAGCTCGGGATTCTCGACACATTTTATTATTCCCATAAGGCACGCGCATCGACGTTTTCGCTGGCACGGGGTCGAGCCGTCAACATCTGGGCAAAGGAATATGCCGTACGAGCGCACGCGAAGCTGCTCAAGGAGCGACTGAGCGACCTGTTTTACCCCGCCTATCACGACCTCTGGCAACTCGGGGTGCGACTCAATTGGCGACCGACACCCTTGCTGCACGTCATGGCACACGGTACTTCACGACAGCTTATCGAAAAGACAAAGCGAGAAGGTTCAATCGTGATTGGAGAGGTAGTCAATACGCACCCCATTCATCGAGACAGACTCCTCACCGATGAAGAGAACAAGCGCGGCATTCCACATATAACGCGGATCAATCGGCAGCAACAAAGACTGATCGAAGAAGTGAAAATGTACGACTATGTCCTCGCACCCTCTTCCATCGTGCGGGAGTCGTTCATCCAGCAAGGGGTGCCCCCGGATATCATCAAAGTGATTCCGTACGCGGCCAACGTAAAAAGATTCCATCCGTTGGAGAAACAAGAAAAGGACACGAACCGCTTCAACATATTGTGTGTCGGACACATCAGCCTGCGAAAAGGTCAGCTCTACCTCCTCGAAGCGGTGAAGCAAATCAACGACAAGCGCTTGCACGTCACACTGATCGGGCAAATCGAGCCGCGGATCGAAGCGCTATTGGCACCGTATCAACATCTCTTCACGCATATTCCTCGTGTGGACAATGCTCAACTCAACGCGTACTACAACTGGGCGGATGTCTTCGTACTCCCCTCACTCGAGGAGGGTTTGGCCGTCGTTCTATGCGAGGCGCTAGCAACGGGACTACCCATTATCGCTACGCGTGAGTCCGGCGCAGCAGAGATTATCGAGCACGACCGTAGCGGCAAGATCGTCTCGGCCAGCTCCGCTACCCAGTTGGCTAACGCTATCGCCGAGTTGGCAAACTCTCCCGACAAGGTCCACGAATTTTCCAGCCATGCGACGGTTGCCGCTACCCGCACGCATAACTGGAACCAGTACGTCGACAGATTGCGCGGCGTCTACTCCGACTGCCTGCGCTAA
- a CDS encoding glycosyltransferase family 2 protein has product MTLAFRPRGSLESMLCNVSVLILTKNEEADLPGCLESVAWCNDVWVLDSESHDKTVDVARAYGAHVHVRPFDGFASQRNFGLHQLAFKHDWLLILDADERVTKHLAAEIHSVIKTAPPEAAAGRLQRRDYFMRRWLKHAQISPYFIRLVRQSRVRYEREVNEVMVVDGEIISLSEHLDHFPFSKGLTHWIAKHNVYSSMEAVQLRNRLSTPASLRSALFERDFNVRRKHQKALFYRLPCRPFLKFGYMMIVRRAFLDGVPGINYTFLQCFYEYLISLKELEYTPESR; this is encoded by the coding sequence ATGACGCTTGCTTTCCGACCTAGAGGGAGCCTGGAATCCATGCTATGTAATGTCTCGGTTCTTATACTGACAAAAAACGAAGAAGCAGACCTACCGGGTTGCCTGGAGAGCGTTGCATGGTGCAATGACGTCTGGGTGCTGGACTCAGAAAGCCACGACAAGACAGTTGACGTTGCCAGGGCTTATGGTGCTCATGTGCACGTCAGGCCCTTTGACGGGTTTGCCTCCCAACGCAACTTTGGGCTTCACCAGTTGGCATTCAAACACGACTGGCTCCTTATTCTGGATGCCGATGAACGGGTAACAAAACATCTTGCGGCGGAGATCCACAGTGTCATCAAAACTGCGCCCCCTGAGGCTGCTGCAGGGCGCCTCCAAAGGCGTGACTATTTCATGCGCCGTTGGCTAAAGCACGCACAAATATCCCCGTACTTCATTCGGCTGGTTCGACAATCTCGCGTCAGGTATGAGCGTGAAGTAAACGAGGTCATGGTGGTGGATGGCGAGATCATATCGCTCTCGGAACACCTGGATCACTTTCCGTTTTCGAAGGGCCTCACACATTGGATCGCGAAGCATAACGTGTATTCATCAATGGAGGCCGTTCAACTCAGGAATCGGTTGAGCACGCCTGCCTCGCTACGGTCGGCATTGTTTGAGCGGGACTTTAACGTGCGGCGGAAACACCAAAAGGCGCTGTTCTATCGACTACCTTGTCGACCGTTTCTGAAATTTGGCTACATGATGATCGTAAGAAGGGCCTTTCTGGATGGAGTGCCCGGAATCAACTACACCTTCCTGCAATGCTTCTACGAATATCTCATCTCCTTGAAGGAGCTGGAATATACACCTGAGTCTCGTTGA